Genomic window (Arthrobacter sp. StoSoilA2):
CGAACGCTGCATCCAGCAACGGCGACGACGATACCATCCGGATCGGTGTATCAGCGGTCCTGACCACCCTTGACCCAGGTCAAAACTTTTCCATTGGCCAGGTGGCCATTACGAACCTCTTCGGAGGGACTTTGACCAACCTGAACTCTGACGGCAAAGCAGTCAGCATGGGGTTGGCCGAAAGTGTGACTCCCGGCGATGAGCAGTATGTGGTCAAGCTCCGGGCCGGCCTGAAGTTCTCCGACGGAAGCCCGCTGACTGCGGCTGACGTTGCGGCGTCATTCGGACACTATTTGGCGGACAAGACCAACGGCTACGACTACACGTATGCCCCGATTGAGAAAGTGACGGCGATTGATGACTTGACGGTCGCTTTCGACCTCAATTATCCGTATCCTGCGCTGGAGTACGCCCTCTCACTTCCCGGGTCGATCATTGTTCCGGCTAAAGACATAGAGGAGCGGGGAGCTGACCTCTACAGGGGGGACCCGCTGCCGAGCTCAGGACGATACAAGATCCAGACGTCCAACCAGGACCAGATCATCCTTGAGGCCAATCCAAATTATCCCGCGCAGCAACCAGAGACGAAGACTTTGATATTCCAGAAGGTAGCCGACCCAGTGTCGCGTCTTGCCCAGGTTCAAAGCGGTCAGCTCGATTACGCCGAAGAAATCGCTCCCAAACAGCTTGCCCAGTTATCCGGGCCGGTTGAAGCCCGCACTGCCTTCGCTGCAAATGGGCAGACGTTCCTGGCAATGAACAACAGGGACAACAGTATTCTCAGCGACCCGCGCATCAGGAAGGCCGTCTCGACGGCGATCGACCGTGAGCAGATCAACCAAATTGTCTTTGCCGACCGAAATCGGCTCGGACTGGGTCTGTTTGCGAGCTCTTCGCCGCACAACCGCCCCTTCCTTCAAGAGAAAGCGAACGTCGCAGCCGCAAAGTCGCTCCTAGCAGGGACCAAATGCGAGAACAGTTGTTCATTGCGATTTACGAACGCTGGCGATGCTGACATTGCCGTGGTGGTTCAACAAAACCTGAAGGCCGTCGGTATCGAAGTAAGCATAGAGAACGTCGAGCCGGCCGTCTTGTCCAAAAATGCAGACGAGGGAAATTACGATCTGCTCGCGACGGGGAACTTCGAACAGGGAGATTATCCAGCTATCTCCCTTCAGTTCACGCTCGGGCCGACTATCCAAGCACTGCGCACGGGTTACAACAACCCGGAGATGACTCAGCTTCTCGAAAAACTCAAAACCGCTAGTGGGTCCGAGGCGGACTCAACGCTCGATCAGGTCAAGACCTTGTTTGAGGAGGATTTGCCACTGGCCCCGATTGCCGACTACATGGTCAACTCCGCCAGCAGGATACCTTCGGAGCGCTTCGGCCTCGACTCGACCCTTTTTTACCATGTTCGATAGCCGACCCGAACCCGTTCGTCGATTCAACACTGAGATCTCGCACGGGGTGGAGATAAGAAAATGATTGCCGTATTACGTATCCTGTTTGGGAGAGTCCTTCAGATTGTCCTGGTCGCGTTATTCGTAACGGTCGGCACCGGCGCGCTGGTGAGGCTCATTCCCGGCGACCCAGCAAGGGCCATTCTCGGCTCCCGGGCATCGCCGGAGGCGGTCAGTGCCCTGCGCGGTGAACTTGGCCTCGACCTGCCGATGAGTCAACAGCTTGGCGAGTCAGTGGCCAAATTGTTCCAAGGGGACTTGGGCACCTCTTTCGCCGTCCGCGGCCAGGATGTCCTCTCACTCATCCTTCCTGCCTTAGCGGTCACGGCCAGTCTTGCGGCCGTAGCCCTCGTCTTCTCAATCGTTAGCGGCGTGGGCGTAGGGCTATGGCTTGCGTTGGTCCGCCGCCCCGAAGCTGATCTCGCCGGCCGGTTGGTAATGACTGTCCTGCTGGCACTGCCAGGTTTCATGGCAGGCTTGATTCTGCTCTACGTCGTCTCCGTCCAGCTCAAACTCGCCCCCGCTGGCGGGTGGGCAGGCTCTTGGCCGGGAAATGCTCGATACATTTGGCTTCCGGCACTGGCACTTACCATCTACCTCGGTTCCCTGATTGCTCGGGCAGTGCGGCAGGCCGCGCTGGACACAATCGGCGAACCATTTGTGCAGGCAGCGCGCACGAGGGGCGTCCCACGCTCCCGTATCGTGCTGCGTCACATCCTTCCAAACGCGATTCTCCCCGTCATCCCGCTGGTCGGTCTCAACGCTGGATTTCTTGTCAGCGGCGCCGTGATCGTAGAGTCCGTCTTCGCACTGCCTGGCCTCGGAGCGAAACTGCTCGAGGCGATGGGCTCCAGAGACCTTCCCGTCGTGCAGGGAATCGCGCTCATCACAGCGCTATCCATCGTCGTGTTCAACCTGCTCGCAGACCTCGCCAACATCGCTGCCGATCCCCGCCTTAGAAGGAGCCACTAATGGCCGTAGTAGCAGCCGAAGCCCCCGGCCTCGTCCCTGCCCGCCGCCGCCGCCCACGACGACTCGAGTTGCGGGTCGGCATCGGACTGATCGCCGCTGTGATTCTCGCGTCTGTGGTGATACCGATCGTGAACACTACGGACCCGAACGCGCTTGTCGCCGCTCCGCTCCAGCCTCCGTCCGCCCAACATCCCTTCGGCACGGATACGGTAGGGCGCGATGTCTTTATCCGGGTGTTTACCGCTGGCCGACTCGACCTGGCCTTGGCGGCGTTGGGAGTGATAGTGCCCCTCGTCACGGGAACTGTGATTGGCACGGTTATCGGGGCGAGTCGCAGCCGGACACTTGACGTTGTTGCAATGCGGTTCACGGACGGCCTGATCGCTTTCCCCTTCATGATCGTGGTCCTCTTGATCGTGCTCATCTTGGGGCCTGAAGCCCAGATTCCACCGTTACCGCCAGGTGCAGCGTCGGTGCTGGCTGCCACCTGGCTCGTAAATTGGACCACCTATGCGCGCCTCGCACGAGCTCGTACGCACGTCTTGCGGCAGGAGGACTTCATCGCGGCCACGAGTCTGCTCGGCTACTCACGTCCACGCATTGTCGTACGGCACCTTCTGCCATCGGTCTCGCCTACAACGGCCACATTCGCTGTCGCCGACACACTCGGCATCGTGGCACTCATCGCTGCCCTGCCCTTCCTGGGCGCCGGCATCCAACCCCCAACCCCGGAGTGGGGCAGCATCATGTACGAAGGCCGGGGCGTTCTATCCCAAGCTTGGTGGATCTCTTTGTCAACCGTCGGCGTGGTGCTGGTTCTTGGTACCGGGGTAATGATGGTTGTTGATTCGCTCATTTCAAATACGCGAAGGGCACGTTTGACATGACCCAAACACTTCTTCTACAAGCCTCCAATGTCGCCATAGAGATCGATGGCCGTCAACTCGTTTCGAGCGTCGATTTAGCCGTTAACAAAGGCAGCGCCGTCGGAATCGTGGGTGAGACGGGTTCGGGAAAAAGCCTGACCTGTCGGGCCATCGCTGGATCCCTGCCAGCGATCGGTGGAAGCATCACACATGGCACTCTGACGCTCGATGGGCGCGACCTAACGAAGCCAAAGGCCTACGCGGACCTGTACGGGCGAACGGTATCGCTCGTCCCGCAGAACTCGCTTTCAGCTCTTAACCCTCTAATGCGCATCGGCGCCCACCTCATCGAGACCATCAAAGCGCTCGACGCCGACGACGGACTTGGGCCCAAAAACCGGGCAGCGCAACTGCTCGAGCGGGTCGGACTCCGCGACCCCGAACGCATCTTGCGGCAGTATCCTCATCAACTCTCAGGAGGAATGCGGCAACGGGTCATGATCGCTCTGGCAATCGCAGGTCGGCCGAAATTGCTCATCGCAGACGAACCGACAACGGCTCTGGATGTTTCCGTCCAGAAGGAGATCGTGGAGCTTCTCGGACAACTGACCCGCGAGGAGGACATGGCAATGGTCTTGGTCAGCCATGACCTCGGTGTCGTCTCAGCCGCCACGGAGACCGTTGCTGTGATGTACTCAGGCATGGTCGTCGAGCACGGACCCACTGAGACGATCCTGCAGCACCCCCGGCATCCCTACACGAAAGCATTGCTGGAAGCCCGCCCGACCATCGGACGCACCGGTCGGCTGGTCGGCATACCAGGAGCGCCGGCCAGTCCGGATGCCTGGCCGAGCGGATGCCGTTTCGCGCCGCGGTGCAAATATGCACAAACCGCATGCAACGAAGCAGTCCCAACACTGGAAGCAACTGACTCCGGACAGCTTGTCGCTTGCCGCCGCGTCCACGAAATCGGAGCACTTGAGAGCGCTGGAGCAGCATGAAACATATAATCAGTGACCAAGACCTGGTGGAAGTGAATCCGATGGAGCCTGAAGGCAGCATCAATCGCACGGTACCTGCAGCGGGAGGGGTTCTTGTCGCATCCGACGTCACCTTCGCCTACGGATCCGGTCCGGCTGTCGTCAAAAACGTTAGCTTGGCAGTCCCGGAAGGCGCTGCGATCGGAATCGTCGGCGAAAGCGGATCAGGTAAAAGCACCTTGGCCAGCCTTCTCGTTGGCATGTTGACACCCACCACCGGCACCGTCACGGTGGGCGGACGGCCGTGGAGTTCGGTCCGCCGACGCGACCCGCTCCGCCTCGCGGTGCAGATGGTGTTCCAGAATCCCTACACTGCTCTTAATCCCCGGATGACGGCTTTGAGGACAGTTTCCGAGGTCTACGAAGCCTGCAGCGGAGCGGCAAAGGCTGAAGCATCTGAACGCGCACGCGAGATGCTTCACAAGGTGGGACTGACCGGTCTGGCCATTGACAAACGCCCTGGGGAAATGAGCGGTGGTCAATGCCAGCGAGTGGGGATCGCCCGGGCGCTGGCGGCCAATCCGTCGGTCATCGTCGCTGACGAGCCAACCTCTGCCCTTGACGTCTCAGTTCAAGCCCAGATTCTCAACCTGTTGAGTGACCTGCGGCAAGAACAAGGCATCGGCCTGGTCCTGATCTCCCACGACCTCAATGTCGTCAGCTACCTCACCGACTCCGCGATTGTCATGCGACGCGGCGAAGTCGTTGAACAAGGGGCAACCGATGGGCTGCTCAATTCCCCGGCCCACCCCTATACACGGAGCCTGATCGACTCGGTCCTCTAGGGGGCAGCACGGCAACGTATTCAGACAATGGCTAACAGTAGAAACCGCCGATGCCTGGCGGGCATGCTCTCACGCGATAAAACAATGAAAGGCCTGTCTTTATGACACTCGACTCTATTCCCAACCCGGATCTCGCCATCACCTACGATGACAAGCCGCGATGGGAGGTTTCCGACCATCGTCGACACGGCTGGCATAACCTGCACACCACAACTCGCTACGGAATGACCTTGCGCGCTCCCGGGTTCCTGCCTCTGAGAAAAGAAACAGACTGGACCATCGGCGAACAGTCCGGAGTTGCACGGTTTCTGGCCGTCCCACACTTCTCTGCTTTCGCTGTAGTGCGCGGCGATCGGGTCCTCTACGAGGCCTACGCTCCGGATTTCGGCCCGGAAAAACCCCACTCCATCCAATCAATCACCAAGACAACGCTCAACCTGATGCTGGGCCGCGTGGTCGCAGAGGGGCTCGTCGACCTCAATGAGACGGTAGGGACTTATCTACCAGAGATCGGCTCGGGTTACGCTACGGCGACAGTGAAAGATGTCGCCAATATGAATGTCGTCAACGACTACACCGAGGACTGGAGCGATCCCAACGCCTCGGTCTTCGACCTCGACGCCGCCATCGGCTGGCGCCCTCCGCGCGAAGGCCAGGAAGAAAACACGATCCGCTCCTTCCTCTGCGGCGTCACGGGAAATGACCTGACGAATCACGCAGGCGACCTGGACTATAAATCGGCCAACACCGAGGTCCTGGCCTGGATTGTAGAACGGGTCAGTGGCCGGCCCCTGAGGGACTGGCTCATCGAGATCGTGGAAGCCGCAGGTCTTGAAGGATGCCTGCACATCAGCTGCGACCGGGCAGGTGTACCAGTGCTCGCGGGCGGGGCCTCGCTCACCGCCCGCGATCTCGCCCGATATGGGCTGCTGTTCGCCCGCGGCGGCGAAGGAGTCGATGGCCGCCGGGTGGGTGATGCCACGTTCATGGCAGAGACGCGCAGCGACACGAGCGGGCCCTCATGGCCGACAGCCAGCGGATACATTCGCTACAACCGCCAAATGAGCACGAACGGTACATTCGTTGGCCACGGCGGTTGGGGAGGACAGTACCTGCTCGTGAATCACGAGACAGATACCGCCGTCGTGTATTTCAGCGTGCTGGAAGACAGAACGGCCGAGGACCTCGAGTTCTTTGCTCCCCTCGTCGAGATGATGGCCGCGGTCGCTGCAAAGTAGAGGACTCGGATGTGAAGGCGCTGTCGGGAGTAATTTGCCTGGACAGCGCTTTCGCATTTCCGCACCCATACTGCTTCCGCCCCGCTAACCTCACGCACTAGAACGGACAGGACCATCAACGTCAACACCCCACCCAGCCTGCAAGCATTCACCAACGACAGGCTCACCCTGCGCTTCCTGACCTCACCCCAGGACATGGACCACACGGGAAAACACGTCCAAGCCGGAAGAGTCCTCGAGTGGATCGACCGTGCAGGCTACGCCTGCGCCGCCGCGTGGAGCACCAGCTATTGCGTCACTGCATACGTCGGCAACGTCCACTACGACGGAACCATCGGCCCTGGCGCCGTCGTGGAAGTCGGCGCCAAAGTGATCCACACCGGAACCTCCAGCGTCCACGTCCTTGTCTCCGTGCACGCCAGAGGCCTGCATGACACTGAATTCAACCGTGCCATGCACTGCATCCTGGTGCTTGTGGCCGTCGACGAACACGGCAAACCGCACCCCGTCAGGGCCTGGGAGCCCCGCAGCATCGACGATGCCGCGCGCCAAAAACTGGCTCTGGAACGTATCCCCGTGCGCACACGCATCAAAGACGCCATGTTGGCCGAACGCTACTCCGGCCAAGGAACTGCTCCACGCAGCACGCTCCGCTTCGTGGCCGGCGACAACACCGCCAACTGGGCAGGCAACGCTCACGGCGGCACCGTTATGCGTTGGATCCACGAAGCGGCCGCTACCTGCGCCGTCCTCCTGGGCGCTGTACACGTCAGGGCCAGGTACTCGGGCGGCATCCACTTCCACCGCCCGATACGTATTGGCGACATCGTGGAAGTCGATGCAAGAGCAATTCTCGTCTCCGGAACGGACATCCACATCAGCATCCTTGTCCGGTCAGCACCGCCCAGAACGCCTGACCAGGCGTCGCTCACCACCCGATGCATGATGATCTTCTCAGCTCCAAATGACCAACCTCGCCCAGCATCGATCGACGAACGCACGTCCGAAGACCGCCGCCTCGCAGCGCACGCCCGCGAAATTATCAGCCACCGCAGTGAGCTCACCAAGATTGGCGATGAACTTCTTCGGGCCTCAGGGAGCAAACACTAAAGGCGCATTCACGACTGAAAGCAGCGCGTGATCCGCAGGGACCAGGATTCGATCGGACCTGGTCCCTGCGGCCAATCGGCAACTGCCACCCACCTGTTCAGCAGGCCGTTGTCGATGAGATGGGGTCGACTACGAACGGTTTGCGAGAAACCGCCGTAGGACATTTTCGGTCATCCGTGAGACACCGTTGTCTCCTCCGTTGTGGTTGAGGGCACCGGACCAGGCCATTGACCCCGCAGAAAACACCTCGCCTCCGCCCGGCGTGCGGAAGTAGATGATGTCTGAGTGCACTTCAGGATCGTCCTCGCCACCCGGCGAGTTGGGGCTGGGCTGTGTAGCGCCGGTTTCTTCCGGAACGCGTTGATAGTAGTTGTCGTGGCCGCGGGAACTGGCGACGAGGGTGGCGTGATACGGAGTTCCCAGGAACAAGTCGGCGCGATCGATCTCGTCACCGGCCGCGCCGCCCATCAAGGCGCCGTAGTCGCCGATGGGGTCTTCCTCTACACCTTCCAGGATCCAGGCGGCCGAGGGGTCGGACGCTGCTGCCTTGCTGCGGTAGTAAGGGTAAGACTTGCTCCATCCCTGCGCAGCCATACCGACTCCGAAGATCTTTTGCGGGGCCCTGCCCCGGTGCCTCCAAAGGCCACCAGGCTGTTTACCGGACATGAGAGTGACTTCGCCGGGGTACGATGCCATCCAGACGAGCGGTCCCGCGTGCCCGCGTCGGATCTCGACTGTGAGGCCGGCAGAAGAGTAGACACCTGTCACCCAGTACCAGCCGTTACCGCCGAGATACATCAATCCACCGCCGGAATCCCGGTAGGTCTGGAAGGCATCCAGTTGCTCGGCTGTGGTGTATTCGGGGTGCATGCCGGAGATCACCGCGGAGTACGGCTTAAGCGCACTGGCTCCTCCGGCGTGTACCTCATAGTCGGTGAGGATGTCGTATTCGATCCCACGGCTCTCGAGCCACTCCACGAGGTACATGTCGGCAGAGAAGCCGCGCCCAGCCTCGAACAGCCACATCTTGTAGCCGCGGCGCATGTTCACGATCGGGCGCCGGGTCGAGGAGTAGGCTACGGCGCTTCCGTCCGGGTGAAAGTCGTACAGAGACAGGCCGTAGGTGGAGTCGCCCACGCGTGCGGCATCCTCCGCCGATACCTTAACCAGCCCGGAGTTTGTCCACGTGGACGGGTCACCCGAGGCGTACATGCCTTCGTTACCGTAGGCGAGGTAGCAGAACGTCGGTAACACCACGGCCACTTTGCGGCCGGTGATGTCCCCGACCGCCGGGGTCACGAAGAGCGGCATCAGGTCGGTGGACGTCGGCCCGGCAATCTCTATTGCGTAGACACCGCTGGGGAGGTCGGAAGGGAGCTTCGCGGTCAGCAGGGGATCCCAGCCGGCATCCGACATGTCGGAGGAATGGAAGTGCACTGCCGCATAGTGCGATGGATTGTGTCGGTAGTCAGTTTCGCTTCCATCAAAGAAGCGCCCGCTAACGCCTTGCGTGGGCAAGTTTACGAGGGGGACCAATGATCCGCTCGCGCGGTCGATGATGACGTTGGGATCGTCGCCAGCACTGAACGGGGAGAAGTCCCAACGCGCTATCACATCGGGGCCAC
Coding sequences:
- a CDS encoding ABC transporter substrate-binding protein, giving the protein MKVAAALVAFSGMLAVTGCSGPTNAASSNGDDDTIRIGVSAVLTTLDPGQNFSIGQVAITNLFGGTLTNLNSDGKAVSMGLAESVTPGDEQYVVKLRAGLKFSDGSPLTAADVAASFGHYLADKTNGYDYTYAPIEKVTAIDDLTVAFDLNYPYPALEYALSLPGSIIVPAKDIEERGADLYRGDPLPSSGRYKIQTSNQDQIILEANPNYPAQQPETKTLIFQKVADPVSRLAQVQSGQLDYAEEIAPKQLAQLSGPVEARTAFAANGQTFLAMNNRDNSILSDPRIRKAVSTAIDREQINQIVFADRNRLGLGLFASSSPHNRPFLQEKANVAAAKSLLAGTKCENSCSLRFTNAGDADIAVVVQQNLKAVGIEVSIENVEPAVLSKNADEGNYDLLATGNFEQGDYPAISLQFTLGPTIQALRTGYNNPEMTQLLEKLKTASGSEADSTLDQVKTLFEEDLPLAPIADYMVNSASRIPSERFGLDSTLFYHVR
- a CDS encoding ABC transporter permease → MIAVLRILFGRVLQIVLVALFVTVGTGALVRLIPGDPARAILGSRASPEAVSALRGELGLDLPMSQQLGESVAKLFQGDLGTSFAVRGQDVLSLILPALAVTASLAAVALVFSIVSGVGVGLWLALVRRPEADLAGRLVMTVLLALPGFMAGLILLYVVSVQLKLAPAGGWAGSWPGNARYIWLPALALTIYLGSLIARAVRQAALDTIGEPFVQAARTRGVPRSRIVLRHILPNAILPVIPLVGLNAGFLVSGAVIVESVFALPGLGAKLLEAMGSRDLPVVQGIALITALSIVVFNLLADLANIAADPRLRRSH
- a CDS encoding ABC transporter permease, with amino-acid sequence MAVVAAEAPGLVPARRRRPRRLELRVGIGLIAAVILASVVIPIVNTTDPNALVAAPLQPPSAQHPFGTDTVGRDVFIRVFTAGRLDLALAALGVIVPLVTGTVIGTVIGASRSRTLDVVAMRFTDGLIAFPFMIVVLLIVLILGPEAQIPPLPPGAASVLAATWLVNWTTYARLARARTHVLRQEDFIAATSLLGYSRPRIVVRHLLPSVSPTTATFAVADTLGIVALIAALPFLGAGIQPPTPEWGSIMYEGRGVLSQAWWISLSTVGVVLVLGTGVMMVVDSLISNTRRARLT
- a CDS encoding ABC transporter ATP-binding protein, with amino-acid sequence MTQTLLLQASNVAIEIDGRQLVSSVDLAVNKGSAVGIVGETGSGKSLTCRAIAGSLPAIGGSITHGTLTLDGRDLTKPKAYADLYGRTVSLVPQNSLSALNPLMRIGAHLIETIKALDADDGLGPKNRAAQLLERVGLRDPERILRQYPHQLSGGMRQRVMIALAIAGRPKLLIADEPTTALDVSVQKEIVELLGQLTREEDMAMVLVSHDLGVVSAATETVAVMYSGMVVEHGPTETILQHPRHPYTKALLEARPTIGRTGRLVGIPGAPASPDAWPSGCRFAPRCKYAQTACNEAVPTLEATDSGQLVACRRVHEIGALESAGAA
- a CDS encoding ATP-binding cassette domain-containing protein is translated as MKHIISDQDLVEVNPMEPEGSINRTVPAAGGVLVASDVTFAYGSGPAVVKNVSLAVPEGAAIGIVGESGSGKSTLASLLVGMLTPTTGTVTVGGRPWSSVRRRDPLRLAVQMVFQNPYTALNPRMTALRTVSEVYEACSGAAKAEASERAREMLHKVGLTGLAIDKRPGEMSGGQCQRVGIARALAANPSVIVADEPTSALDVSVQAQILNLLSDLRQEQGIGLVLISHDLNVVSYLTDSAIVMRRGEVVEQGATDGLLNSPAHPYTRSLIDSVL
- a CDS encoding serine hydrolase, yielding MTLDSIPNPDLAITYDDKPRWEVSDHRRHGWHNLHTTTRYGMTLRAPGFLPLRKETDWTIGEQSGVARFLAVPHFSAFAVVRGDRVLYEAYAPDFGPEKPHSIQSITKTTLNLMLGRVVAEGLVDLNETVGTYLPEIGSGYATATVKDVANMNVVNDYTEDWSDPNASVFDLDAAIGWRPPREGQEENTIRSFLCGVTGNDLTNHAGDLDYKSANTEVLAWIVERVSGRPLRDWLIEIVEAAGLEGCLHISCDRAGVPVLAGGASLTARDLARYGLLFARGGEGVDGRRVGDATFMAETRSDTSGPSWPTASGYIRYNRQMSTNGTFVGHGGWGGQYLLVNHETDTAVVYFSVLEDRTAEDLEFFAPLVEMMAAVAAK
- a CDS encoding acyl-CoA thioesterase; the encoded protein is MDHTGKHVQAGRVLEWIDRAGYACAAAWSTSYCVTAYVGNVHYDGTIGPGAVVEVGAKVIHTGTSSVHVLVSVHARGLHDTEFNRAMHCILVLVAVDEHGKPHPVRAWEPRSIDDAARQKLALERIPVRTRIKDAMLAERYSGQGTAPRSTLRFVAGDNTANWAGNAHGGTVMRWIHEAAATCAVLLGAVHVRARYSGGIHFHRPIRIGDIVEVDARAILVSGTDIHISILVRSAPPRTPDQASLTTRCMMIFSAPNDQPRPASIDERTSEDRRLAAHAREIISHRSELTKIGDELLRASGSKH
- a CDS encoding N,N-dimethylformamidase beta subunit family domain-containing protein — protein: MGLFFWLASGRLEGTRTLWSITSPEGGTASAQLNGQMLSVTVGEKTTDLDVTVRPYVWYFLGVVVEDGVASIELISTDLLRGDSASSTFASGAPFHSSAALTATLAGRNPQGIARDSGLVRGHAVDLFTGKIGGFFVSSAALDSSTLQDIASGAIGASDAGGPDVIARWDFSPFSAGDDPNVIIDRASGSLVPLVNLPTQGVSGRFFDGSETDYRHNPSHYAAVHFHSSDMSDAGWDPLLTAKLPSDLPSGVYAIEIAGPTSTDLMPLFVTPAVGDITGRKVAVVLPTFCYLAYGNEGMYASGDPSTWTNSGLVKVSAEDAARVGDSTYGLSLYDFHPDGSAVAYSSTRRPIVNMRRGYKMWLFEAGRGFSADMYLVEWLESRGIEYDILTDYEVHAGGASALKPYSAVISGMHPEYTTAEQLDAFQTYRDSGGGLMYLGGNGWYWVTGVYSSAGLTVEIRRGHAGPLVWMASYPGEVTLMSGKQPGGLWRHRGRAPQKIFGVGMAAQGWSKSYPYYRSKAAASDPSAAWILEGVEEDPIGDYGALMGGAAGDEIDRADLFLGTPYHATLVASSRGHDNYYQRVPEETGATQPSPNSPGGEDDPEVHSDIIYFRTPGGGEVFSAGSMAWSGALNHNGGDNGVSRMTENVLRRFLANRS